The genome window CAATAATACCTGATAAGGCAGCAGGCGATAACCTAGCCGCGCCGCTATCAGTTCCGGCGTCACCCATTGCACCATCGCCGGCCAGCCCTCGGACGGCTTATCGCCTCCATGCAGTTTCAAACCTACCCCGGCAAACCGATCGAGAACGCCGCTGATTTTGATAAGATCAACAGGCGCGGACGGATGCGGAAAATCCTGGCGATCGCGACCCTGGGCCACCCAGCCGCGATTGACCAGCACGGCATAATCCGTACCGGCAACATGCAACGGCGTCAACACCTGGTAACCGGCTTGCCCATGCGCCACCTGATTATCCAGCAGCACGCTATGCGCGCCATCGTATTCGCCCGTCACCTGCACCGGACGGTAACGATCCTCTTCGGCCAAAGCGCCGGCAACCGGCAATGCCCCCGGCTGCTCGAGGCTGTTGCGAGAACGCAGATCCATCAGGCTCTGTTTTTGCGCCGCACGGTCCAACTGCCACATGCCGAGCGACACAAACAACGGTATCATTACCGACACGGCAAACGACGCCGGCCAGGAAGGCTTGAAGCTATATTTTCTCACATCAACCCTCTACCGGGGTATTAAACATGTTCACCAAGATTTTTGTAATCCTGATATTGCTTGTCATCATTGTCAGCCTCGGCGGGGCGCTGGTCTACCTGTTGAAAGACCGTAACCGCTCGCATCGAGCCGCGCGCGCGCTGACGATCCGCATCGGCCTGTCATTGGCGTTGTTATTCTTTCTGGTACTGGCCTATAGCGCCGGCTGGCTGCATCCGCACGGTCTCGCCAGGTTGCCCCAGCAGTAATACGCGAACACAATGCCCTTGGCCTCAAGCACGCTTACAATTCTAGCATGCGAGGCGCTGTTAACCGGATAGGCTTAAGAAAACCGTCACAACGATAGCACGCCTGCCAGAACACCAGAGTATCTCTGACTCGCTCGGGCATTTAACTACACAGTACATTGTCAAACGCTGGTACGAACGATGCGCGAAAAAATCCGCAAATAACGTCCCCGTTGCGATTTCAGGCAGCGAGATAAAAAACATCTCTGTTATTTACCGCAACGAAAGCGTATCTTCAAGCTTTTTTATTTACACGATAAATACAAATTATTTAATTATAATTTAATATTTGAAATTCCCCAACTGATGTATAACACTACGCCATGTTCACAAGGATTACTAATCAATTTATCCATGAACAAGTATAGCGTTGAACGATATTCAACAATTTTCCATATCTCACCAGGAGAAGCACATGGGGATTTCAGATGCAATTACCGGACAATCCAGCGGAGCGGAAACAGGTACCGACATCTCGCAACAAAGCGGCATTTTGGATGCCGTCGTAAGCTTGATCAACAATTCGCAAAGCGGAGGAATTCAGGGGCTGATCACTACCTTTGAAGAAAAAGGCGCAGGCGCCGTTATTGCTTCGTGGATAGGCGCCGGCGAGAACCTGGCAATTACCGGAGAACAATTGGAAGCGGTTTTTGGAAGCGACAGAATGCAGACTTTATCGCAGACTTCAGGCCTTACCTCTCATGATATTTCCGGCCATTTGAGCAAAATATTACCGCAGGTTATCGACCACCTGACGCCATCCGGATGCGTAGCCGAAGGTGATATGATCGATAAAGCCAAAGGCATATTCAACAGCCTTTTCAAATAACACCGACATTATCCGAAAATAACGGGTTGCCGGCCCTGAACGAAGCAACCGCCTTGTTCAGGGCGTCCCAAATTCCTGCAACGACCATCACGGCAATACGTCAATGCTTGTGCGCTCTTTTTTACACCATAGCCTGTTGGCAAAAGAGAGTATGAATTTTGCGTTTCCAATAATATCCTGAAGCGAAACAAAGACGACCACGATACCGAACACGGCAATTGCAAAGCTAATCAATCTACGCCAATTTTCAACTTCGGATTCCAGCCAGATCATTTCCCTCTGATCAGCCACATTACTCCACACCAAACGAGGAAACCGGCGATGTTTGAGTTATTTTGTTTATACCTTTATCCCGTATGCATACGTAAATCGCTCCGTTGGTTTCCGCCAACTTCTTTTAATTCCGTCACAGTTACGGTCTTGTTTCGGCCACTTTGTTTTGCGTAATAGAGCGCTTTGTCCGCCTGTTTCAGCATGGCTCCGTAGTCAAACCCCAAGTCGCGCGAATCGCAGACACCCAAGCTAATGGTGCAAGTCACAAAATCGTTCTCGTCAATCGGTAACGGCGTGCAGGCAATACCGGTGCGCATCCGTTCGGCAATTTGAAACGCATCATTTTCAGTTGCGTTGGGCAACAGCACGCAAAACTCTTCGCCGCCATAGCGCCCCAGATGATCGATATCGCGTATCGATGCGCGCGCAAGCTCGGCCACGCTTTGCAGAACCAGATCACCTTGCGGGTGGCCATAGCGATCATTAATGGACTTGAAATGATCGACATCCAGCATTATCAACGCCAATGGCTGTTGGCGTTTTATCAGTTGACCGCATAACCGGTCGGCGATGGCATCAAAACTGCGCCGGTTGAGCGCTCCGGTGAGGCTGTCGCTGGACGCAGCCTGCTCCAAATCGGCAGCCAAACGATAGTTCAGCATCAGCATGAAGCCAAAAGCTGCGCAGAACTGTGCGACGGTCATCAGCATCGGTGTTGGAGCATTTGAAATGAAAATATTTTCTACCGGCCCGGGGGTTCTCAGCGCTACTACCAAGCGTAACAGCATAGTCAAAGCCAGGATTGCGTATGATCCGGCCGTGAGCCGATACGCCAGCCGTAGCCGCGATTCGGTACGCGCCCACAACGCGCGTATACACAGCAGAAAAACCAGACAAAAAATAAACGAGTTAATTACCATCCTCATGCGGATATCCGTATCAACCACCACCCACCAATACGTATTGATTCCGCCCGCAATCGCAATAAGGGCTGGTAATACCAGCATGGGCGGTTTGCCGGTGAAGAGGCGTATGCCGTTAAGGCATAGCGATTGCCCAAGGATCAGGCACACCACCTCCACTACCAGGCGCCCATCGGCGGGCGCCATCGGAGTCAAATAATAAGTGCCGAGCACGAAAACCAGACCGAGACACAAATCACCCAGGGCATATTCCCTGACGCCACGAATCGACTTGAATTGCCAGCCTATCAGTAACAGCATACCTCCCATCAGTGAGCTGAGCAGGCCAAACATAAATGCTGCGGTACGAAGATCGAAATACATGGTTTAGAAACCTGATACGAGAGTCATCCGGACAACAGGCAAGGAGTGCAACGAGTAGAAAAAGGATATAATCATGCCGAAATATATTTCAGTCGTTGTATGTTACCAAAGTACACGCCGTTCAGCGGCGTATTTACCGCGTATAGCGACAGGCTTGACTTATTTCCGGCTGCCTCGGTCATGCCTCGAAAGTTCACGCTGAACAGTTACTTTTTTTGTAACTGATTCAGACCACAGAATTTAACGCTGCATGGCGGGCCGGGGTAAATTTGGCGAGTCAATTCGACAGAAAACCGAAATCGTGCACCCGCACATGGATACCCGGCGTAGTTGATAGATCGAGACGCTTCGCGAGTAGCAACAGCCTTATATCCAGCGCCGCTGCATAGTTATAGTTTTATTTACACTTATCCCGAATGCCGGCAAAAACCGCTCAGTCAGTTTCTTCCCCGCCGGGTTTTGGCGGCGCGCCGCTGGTCGGCTGGCATTTTTTAACCGAAGCCGCTCGGACCGGCGATTTGGTATTCTTCGGATGCGACATCGAAATCAACCGCCGCTACGGCATTGCCAACCCCGGGGCGGCAAACTTTGTCCGGACCGGCACAGCGTTGACTGGGATGTTTCTACCGGACAGCTACGATCTCGGGATAATGACGTTGACCGACCCGAGAAACGCAGTAGGGGAGATCGCAGCTACGGCTGCCCGGATCATTGTCGGCTTCGGCGGCTTGCCGGTGCTGATTGCCTGCGACCATACGGCCAGCCTGGGCGCGATATTGGGCAGTTCGCTCGGCAGCGGAACCGCGCCGATCTATGTGTATTTCGATGCGCATTTCGATCTCGGCCGCAATTGTGCTCCCGGCGATTTGCTTCATAACGGCGGTTTCGTTGGCGAGATATTAAGGCAGGGCTGGGCAAGCCAGGCCGTTAATATCGGAGGACGGAGCAAGGAAACCTGTATCGAATATCCCGATACGCCAAAAAATTTCTACAGCATTCCCGGCAACGGCGAAGCAGCGGCAATTATTGCCCGGCTGGCGCCGTTGGCGGGACAGAAAGTGCATGTCAGCATCGACGCTGATGTACTGGACCCGAACGTCGCGCCGAACGTTTCGTGTCCGGAGGCGGATGGAATGACAGCACAAGCGCTGCTCGACTGCTGCCGCTGGATCGGACGTTCCTGCCGTGTGGTCGGAGCAGACCTCAGCGAAGTTCTACCCTCAACAGCAAGCCGGCAATCGGAACAGTTTTTGATTCGCTGTCTGCACGCCCTTAAAAGGGATTATCCGCGTTGTTGAAGTTTCGTCTGTAAGAATTAAATCACGGCATCCCTGCCATGGGTGAGCACGCGAAGCAGCAATACGCTAATTATCGCTAAAAACCAGGGTTACGCTCCATTCCGTTTGTGCGGTCGTAACATAATTGACCTTGGGAGAGCCATAAATATAAGGCTCAGGATCCGTTACCGTCATTTTTTGCGTGCCTGGATCCTGGCCGATCGTTAACTGGAAAGAACCTCCCGCACCATCTTCAATAATAATTCCCATCATGGTGTCGGTAGGAAGCGAATCACCCCAAACTACGCCAGCGGTCGCAGACAGGCCCGGCTCGGTCAAAAACGATCCTCCGTGTAACAGCTTCCCATCAACCAATAAAATCTGTCCATCCCAATTGGGATCACTTGAAAGATAAAGACCAAAACTGGAACTCTTTTGTATTACCGCATTAGCTACGTTCATATGCACTCCTTGAGTGGAATTGGTCAGCTATTTTATTTAGCCATGAAATATAATTTATTTAACTAAAAAAACTGCAACGCATTCAGCATTGCCACGACCATCATACAAACCGGATTTTCGCTTGTAACCTGTCAATAATGACAGTTATCAATATAGATCGCACAAGCAAACCTGCCGTTAAAATAAATAGCAAAAAAAACAACAACACAGCCAAACAATAAAAATTAAAAATACAAACAATTTACCTTACAAATAAAGCCAGCCAAACCGAATAATAGTTTAACCGCCATTCAGCTACCGGCATGGGAAAACACAGGATAACGCGGTTAAGAAACAAACAACAGGATGCCCAGCGCGTCGCATTGGCTGATATGATTAGCGCGCGTCGCGCGCCCATTAACTCATGGAAAACTTTTCAGGCGGCGCTAATCTTTATAGCGTAAAGCGATGGCATCGAACTCTTCCTGCAGCGCCATGAACGCATCAACTACATCGGGGTCGAAATGCTTTCCGCGTCCGTCAACCATCACACTGACGGCGAAGCCGTGCGACATACCCACCTTGTAGACGCGCTTGCTGATCAGCGCATCGTACACATCCGCCAAAGCCATCAGACGCGCCGACACGGGAATAGCGTCCGCGACCAAGCCTTGCGGATAACCCGTTCCATCCCATTTCTCATGATGACTGAGGGCGATTTCCTTGGCGAACTGCAAGAAAGGCACTACAATTCCGATCTGTTGTTCCGCGTGAGCCAACGCATCGTACCCCAATTGGGCATGCGTTTTCATAACGGCAAACTCGCCATCGGTCAGCAGACCGGCTTTAAGCAAAATATGATCGGGAATACCCACTTTGCCTATGTCGTGCAGCGGCGCCGATTTGAACAACAATTCGATATTGTTATCGGTAAGCTCGACTGAAAAACGCGGATGCCGTTGAAGACGGCTCGCCAGCAACTTCACGTAATGCTGGGTACGAAGGATATGATTGCCAGTATCGTTATCACGCGTTTCCGCCAGGGAAGCCAGCGCTGCTACTGTGACGGATTGAATCGCCTGGACTTCGAATGTACGTTTGGCAACTTCGCTTTCCAGAAAATGATTCTGGTTTTTCAGCAGATTTTCTGCGGCCTTAAGCGTTATATAGTTGTTGATTCTCGCCATGACTATCGGCGGATTGATCGGTTTGGTAATGTAATCGACCGCCCCCAGCAACAGACCTTTTTCCTCGTCTTTCTCTTCGCTTTTTGCCGTTAAAAACACTATCGGGATATCTGCCGTCCGCGCATCGGCCTTCAGTCGCCGGCAAACCTCGTAACCATCCACGTTCGCCATCATGACATCCAGCAGTATCAGGTCGGGCGTATCGGATTGCGCTATTTTCAAACCGCGTTCCCCGTTATTGGCGACTTTCACCCGATAGCGATCCTTGAGTAAACCGCTGATCAACGCCAGATTGTCAGGCGTATCGTCCACCACCAAGATCAACGGTTTTTTATCTTCGAGAGACATTTCATTCATCACTTTCTCCATCCAAACCGGATTGCTGCATGGCCTGCCGCAAAGTTGTCAAGGCAAGCTCCAAGTCAAAAGCGGCTATGCCGGCTGCTATTTCCCCGGCCATGTCGCCGAATGCCGTATTTAACCAACCGGCATAATCGGCGAACAGGTCGGCGGCTTCCGCATCGTCTTCTGCCAGCAAGGCATGCAGACGTTGACATACCTCGCGCAGCTGAACCCTGTCGACTATCGGTTCGGCATTAACGGGCGGTGCGTTTTCCGGAAGCTGCGCTGTTAATGCGGACAGTAAATCGCTCATGGATGCCGCGACTGCGGCGAATGGCGCCGCCACGTCTCCCGCCGTCAGGGATGACCCGGCATTACGGCTTTTATGTACGGCGCGTTCCAGTTCAGCCGCCAACAATTGCACGCCTGTTGCGCCAATATTTCCCGCCACGCCTTTCAGCGTATGCGCAAGACGTTCCGCCGTTTCGGCGTCTGCGTTCGCGGCAGCTTGTTCGAACTGTGCGGTGAAATCGCCCTGCCCCTTGATAAATTTGCGCAACATCGAGAGGTAAGAGGCTTTCTTGCCCAGCACTCGGCGCAAACCCAGCTCGACATCCAGCCCGTCGATATTCCGGGGCAGGCGCTCGTCTGTTGCCTGAGTATCCGTACCCGGACCGTGCGCCGAACCGGCGTCAGCCGTTTTATGCGGCTGCGCCGCCATCCCCAAGCCTTCGCGCGGCCTGATCCACTTCAACAATGCGGCCCATAGCTCATCAGGCTCGATCGGCTTGGCCAAATGCGCGCTCATACCGGCCTCTACGCATCTCTCGCGATCGCTCTGCATGACGTTGGCGGTCATCGCCAAAATAGGCAATTCCGCGAATTCGGGTTGGGCGCGCAATAATCGCGTTGCCGTTACGCCATCCATAACCGGCATCTGCACATCCATCAGCACCAGATCGTACTGCGGCGTCCGGCTTTGCGCTTTATCAACGGCTTCCCGGCCGTTTTCGGCGATTTCCACGCTGAACCCGGCATCGGTCAATAATTCCGATGCGACTTGCTGGTTAAGTTCGTTATCTTCCACCAGCAGGATGCGTGCACCGGCAATCCGCGCCAGTTGCGTTTCCAGCGCCGAATCCGTTCCAGCGCCTTCTTTGCTTCTCTCACAACCTTCTTCGCCCAGAATATCCATGACCGTATCGTAGACGATACTGCCGTTGAGCGGTTTGATCAGTATGTTCTCGATTCCTGCATCTTTCGCCCCTTTGAGCACCTCTTCGCGCCCGTAAGCGGTCACGATCACCAAATTCGGCATCGGATCGAGATGCAGCGTCTGCAAAGCCCGGGCGACTTCCAAACCGTCCATCTCCGGCATTTGCCAATCGAGAAAAGCGATTTCGAACGGATAACGCAACACGATGGCTTTCCGTATGGAGGTTATGGCGGCTTCGCCGGAAGACACCGCTTCTACATAGAACCCCATATTTTCCAGTATTCCGCTCAGCACGGTTCGCGCGGCATCGTTATCATCGACGACCAGCATGCGCCGATGGCGTAAATCCGGTTGAGGTAGATAGAGGCATGCGGGCGTTGCATCCTTGCCCAGGCGCGCAGTGAACCAAAAGGTCGAACCACGACCTGGAATACTGTCTAGCCCGACGGCTCCACCCATCAGTTCCGCCAGATTTTTACTGATTACCAGCCCCAAACCGGTGCCGCCGAATTTTCGGCTGGTGGAGGTATCGGCCTGCTGGAAACTTTGGAACAATCGCTCTATTTGCTCCGGCGTTACGCCTATGCCGGTATCTTTAACCTCGAAACGCAAAAACACCTGGCTCTCGTCGTCTTCCAGTTTGACGACAGTAATGCGAATCTCACCTTTTTGTGTGAATTTCACCGCGTTATTGGCGTAATTGATCAGAATCTGGCCGATCCGTAACGGATCACCGACCAAATGCACCGGCACGTCCGGCGCTACGTCGAATATCAGCTCCAAGCCTTTCTCACCGGCTTTTTCGGCTATCAGATTGGCGACGTTGTCCAATATATGATGCATATCCAACGGAACAGCCTCGACCTCCAGCTTGCCGGCCTCGATTTTGGACAGATCGAGTATATCATTGATAATACCGAGCAAATGCTGGCCGGATTGCTGTATTTTTTTCAAATAATCAAGCTGGCGCGGCGTCAACTCCGTCTTCAAAGCCAGATGGGACAGACCGATGATGGCGTTCATCGGCGTACGGATTTCATGACTCATGTTGGCCAGAAAATCACTCTTGACGCGATTGGCCTTCTCGGCCTCATGCATGGCCGCGCGCACCAGGGCTTCCTGCTCAACCAGATTACGGTTGGCTGACGCCAGGGATTCGGTCCGTTCGGCGACCTTCCGCTCCAGAGACTGATAAAGCACCGCGTTCTC of Candidatus Methylospira mobilis contains these proteins:
- a CDS encoding SURF1 family protein; this translates as MRKYSFKPSWPASFAVSVMIPLFVSLGMWQLDRAAQKQSLMDLRSRNSLEQPGALPVAGALAEEDRYRPVQVTGEYDGAHSVLLDNQVAHGQAGYQVLTPLHVAGTDYAVLVNRGWVAQGRDRQDFPHPSAPVDLIKISGVLDRFAGVGLKLHGGDKPSEGWPAMVQWVTPELIAARLGYRLLPYQVLLSDQDKQGFERDWRQADLHPEKSLGYAFQWFSFAVVLLFLYIRYGFKRNSIHK
- a CDS encoding DUF2909 family protein, with product MFTKIFVILILLVIIVSLGGALVYLLKDRNRSHRAARALTIRIGLSLALLFFLVLAYSAGWLHPHGLARLPQQ
- a CDS encoding YidB family protein encodes the protein MGISDAITGQSSGAETGTDISQQSGILDAVVSLINNSQSGGIQGLITTFEEKGAGAVIASWIGAGENLAITGEQLEAVFGSDRMQTLSQTSGLTSHDISGHLSKILPQVIDHLTPSGCVAEGDMIDKAKGIFNSLFK
- a CDS encoding GGDEF domain-containing protein, which translates into the protein MYFDLRTAAFMFGLLSSLMGGMLLLIGWQFKSIRGVREYALGDLCLGLVFVLGTYYLTPMAPADGRLVVEVVCLILGQSLCLNGIRLFTGKPPMLVLPALIAIAGGINTYWWVVVDTDIRMRMVINSFIFCLVFLLCIRALWARTESRLRLAYRLTAGSYAILALTMLLRLVVALRTPGPVENIFISNAPTPMLMTVAQFCAAFGFMLMLNYRLAADLEQAASSDSLTGALNRRSFDAIADRLCGQLIKRQQPLALIMLDVDHFKSINDRYGHPQGDLVLQSVAELARASIRDIDHLGRYGGEEFCVLLPNATENDAFQIAERMRTGIACTPLPIDENDFVTCTISLGVCDSRDLGFDYGAMLKQADKALYYAKQSGRNKTVTVTELKEVGGNQRSDLRMHTG
- a CDS encoding arginase family protein, with the protein product MPAKTAQSVSSPPGFGGAPLVGWHFLTEAARTGDLVFFGCDIEINRRYGIANPGAANFVRTGTALTGMFLPDSYDLGIMTLTDPRNAVGEIAATAARIIVGFGGLPVLIACDHTASLGAILGSSLGSGTAPIYVYFDAHFDLGRNCAPGDLLHNGGFVGEILRQGWASQAVNIGGRSKETCIEYPDTPKNFYSIPGNGEAAAIIARLAPLAGQKVHVSIDADVLDPNVAPNVSCPEADGMTAQALLDCCRWIGRSCRVVGADLSEVLPSTASRQSEQFLIRCLHALKRDYPRC
- a CDS encoding response regulator; amino-acid sequence: MNEMSLEDKKPLILVVDDTPDNLALISGLLKDRYRVKVANNGERGLKIAQSDTPDLILLDVMMANVDGYEVCRRLKADARTADIPIVFLTAKSEEKDEEKGLLLGAVDYITKPINPPIVMARINNYITLKAAENLLKNQNHFLESEVAKRTFEVQAIQSVTVAALASLAETRDNDTGNHILRTQHYVKLLASRLQRHPRFSVELTDNNIELLFKSAPLHDIGKVGIPDHILLKAGLLTDGEFAVMKTHAQLGYDALAHAEQQIGIVVPFLQFAKEIALSHHEKWDGTGYPQGLVADAIPVSARLMALADVYDALISKRVYKVGMSHGFAVSVMVDGRGKHFDPDVVDAFMALQEEFDAIALRYKD
- a CDS encoding hybrid sensor histidine kinase/response regulator; this translates as MRVVTLKDGRAGETDQALWQAQLTANQAWLNARAQDAPMNFRHLHDLVEAERWVLRNDLWTAQQAFEQAVRRAQAHHRPWHHALATERAGLFYMRHGLENAGRPLLAAARGLYQKWGAEGKARRMETEHPFLRGASKPGVGSAHRGYDSSDFEAVLRASQALASETSQPRLIARVVELLGQLTGATGALLLLLDEAGHWFLEGGMQRGAPLGRSGLEEAVAKGDVASSVLRFGLNTGEAFVSEDAVIDARFTHDPYFASVPCCSVLALPILVRERIGAFIILENRLLRAAFTVDRLETVTMLGRQLAISIENAVLYQSLERKVAERTESLASANRNLVEQEALVRAAMHEAEKANRVKSDFLANMSHEIRTPMNAIIGLSHLALKTELTPRQLDYLKKIQQSGQHLLGIINDILDLSKIEAGKLEVEAVPLDMHHILDNVANLIAEKAGEKGLELIFDVAPDVPVHLVGDPLRIGQILINYANNAVKFTQKGEIRITVVKLEDDESQVFLRFEVKDTGIGVTPEQIERLFQSFQQADTSTSRKFGGTGLGLVISKNLAELMGGAVGLDSIPGRGSTFWFTARLGKDATPACLYLPQPDLRHRRMLVVDDNDAARTVLSGILENMGFYVEAVSSGEAAITSIRKAIVLRYPFEIAFLDWQMPEMDGLEVARALQTLHLDPMPNLVIVTAYGREEVLKGAKDAGIENILIKPLNGSIVYDTVMDILGEEGCERSKEGAGTDSALETQLARIAGARILLVEDNELNQQVASELLTDAGFSVEIAENGREAVDKAQSRTPQYDLVLMDVQMPVMDGVTATRLLRAQPEFAELPILAMTANVMQSDRERCVEAGMSAHLAKPIEPDELWAALLKWIRPREGLGMAAQPHKTADAGSAHGPGTDTQATDERLPRNIDGLDVELGLRRVLGKKASYLSMLRKFIKGQGDFTAQFEQAAANADAETAERLAHTLKGVAGNIGATGVQLLAAELERAVHKSRNAGSSLTAGDVAAPFAAVAASMSDLLSALTAQLPENAPPVNAEPIVDRVQLREVCQRLHALLAEDDAEAADLFADYAGWLNTAFGDMAGEIAAGIAAFDLELALTTLRQAMQQSGLDGESDE